One region of Mycolicibacterium rhodesiae NBB3 genomic DNA includes:
- a CDS encoding HD domain-containing protein yields MSEQTSTPKLTGQFSKALVYAELKHHNQVRKGGDIPYFGHLMSVAGLVINDGGSEEQAIAALLHDCVEDAGGPATLDEIGKNFGADVARIVKECSDTDEDPKPPWLQRKQHYIDHLGQVGEDTLLVSVADKLDNARSMLRDYHQHGPKLWERFNRKNPQDHLWYFGGLLDAYRRRGLDSWMVDELGRVVDELKRQVAGGDRIVLV; encoded by the coding sequence GTGAGTGAGCAGACCTCGACGCCCAAGTTGACCGGCCAGTTTTCCAAGGCGCTCGTATACGCCGAACTCAAACACCACAACCAGGTCCGCAAGGGTGGTGACATCCCCTACTTCGGGCACCTGATGTCGGTGGCGGGCCTGGTGATCAACGACGGCGGGTCCGAAGAGCAGGCCATCGCGGCGCTGCTGCACGACTGCGTCGAGGACGCCGGCGGACCGGCCACGCTCGACGAGATCGGCAAGAACTTCGGTGCGGACGTGGCTCGCATCGTCAAAGAGTGCAGCGACACCGACGAGGACCCGAAACCGCCATGGCTGCAACGCAAGCAGCACTACATCGACCACCTCGGCCAGGTGGGCGAGGACACGCTGTTGGTCTCGGTGGCCGACAAGCTCGACAACGCCCGGTCGATGCTGCGCGACTACCACCAGCACGGCCCGAAGCTGTGGGAGCGGTTCAACCGGAAGAACCCGCAGGACCATCTCTGGTACTTCGGCGGGCTGCTCGACGCCTACCGCAGGCGCGGCCTGGACAGCTGGATGGTTGACGAATTGGGCCGCGTCGTCGACGAGTTGAAACGCCAGGTAGCGGGCGGCGACCGGATCGTGCTGGTCTGA